The following DNA comes from Mycolicibacterium aromaticivorans JS19b1 = JCM 16368.
GCGTTCTTCGCCGACCCGCACGTGTCCATCGGTCTGGTCGCCGCCGACGGCGGGCCGCTGGTGTGGGGATCGCAGATCAGCTTGCTGCAGGCCAAGGAGTTCGCCCTGACCGGCGTGCGGATCAAGGCGCAGCGCGCGGTGGAACTCGGGCTGGCGAATCATGTTGCCGCCGATCCGGTCTCCGAGGCAATCGCCTGCGCGAAGAAGATCATCGAACTTCCGCAGCAGGCCGTCGAGGCCACCAAGCGGCTGATGAACATCCAGCTGGAGCAGTCGGTGATGGCCTCGCTGGACTACGCCAACCTCGCCGAGTACGTGTCGTTCGGTACCGCCGATTTCAACAGGATCGTCGACGGCTTGATTGCCAAGAAGTAGCGACACGCGCCGAAATCGCAAAAGGCGGGCGCTACTTCGGCGGGAAGCGCAGCGCACCGTCCAGGCGAATGGTCTCGCCGTTGAGATAGTCGTTCTCGGCGATCGACAGCGCCAGCTGTCCGTACTCGACCGAGCGTCCCATCCGCTTCGGGAACGGCACCTGCGGGCCCCAGTACGCCTCGAGCTGGTCGGCGGCCTTGCCGTAGGCAGGGGTGTTGATGGTACCGGGCGCGATCGCCATTACCCGGATACCCAACGGCGAAAGATCCCGGGCGGCAACCAGAGTCATCGCCACAACGCCACCCTTGGCGGCCGAGTAGGGCAGCTGGCCGATCTGGCCTTCGTACGCGGCGATCGACGCGGTGTTGATGATCACCCCGCGGGCCCCGGTCTCGTCGGGCTCCTGGCGCGCCATCGCTGCCGCGACATGACGCATCACGTTGAACACCGCGGTCAGGTAGAAGGTGATGGTTTTGGTGAACGCCTCCATCTCCATCGGTGCGCCGTCCTTGCCGACCAGCCGGCCACCGCCGGCCGGGCCGCCGTGGGTGTCCACCGAGATGCGCAGCGGCCCCAGCTCTTCGGCGGCGGAGATGGCAGCCAGCACGTCCTCGTCGTTGGTGACGTCGGTGCGGACGTAGGGGACGGCGAGCTCGGCGGCGAGTTCCTTGCCCTTGTCGTCGGCCAGGTCGGCGATCACGACCCTGACGCCGGCCGCATGCAGCGTGCGCACGGTCGCCTCGCCGAGGCCACCCGCGCCACCGAAGACAACGGCGGAACTTCCACTGATCTGCATAGCGTTACCCTTCTTGCAACTGACACTCTCTACTTGAGAGAATAGTATTCTCATACCGACCGGAATTGGTCAATCACGTAGGGACGTAGCGTTGCCCGTTATGGATGTCGCCGAGCTGATCATCGCGGCCCGCGGCGGGAACATGCGCGCGGTCGGGCGGCTGCTGAGCCTGGTCGAGAGCGACCGCCGCGATGAGGTGCTCACCGAGATCGGCCGGGCCGTGGTCCCGGTGGTGGGTGTGACGGGCCCGCCCGGTGCGGGCAAGTCGACCACCATCGCCGTTCTTGTCGCGGCGTATCGCGAACGCGGACAACGGGTTGCGGTGCTGGCCGTGGATCCGTCGTCGCCCTACAGCGGGGGTGCGCTGTTGGGGGATCGGATCAGGATGGCGCAGCACATCAACGATCCCGACGTGCTGATCCGGTCGGTGGCCACCAGGGGCCATCTCGGCGGCCTGGCCGCCGCGGTGCCCGCCGCGATCCGACTGCTCGGTGCGCTCGGTTTCGACGTCGTCCTGCTGGAGAGCGTCGGGGTCGGCCAGTCGGAGATCGAGATCGCCGCGGTCGCCGACCCGACGATCGTGATCCTGAATCCGGGTGCCGGCGACGCGGTCCAAGCCGCCAAGGCCGGCCTGCTCGAGGTCGCCGATGTGGTGGTGGTGAACAAGGCCGACCGGGACGGCGCCGCCCAGACGGTGCGCGACCTGAAATTCGAGACGCACGTCCCGGTGCTGACGCTGGTCGCCGCCCGGGCCGAGGGGGTGGCGGAGCTCGTCGACGCGATCGAGGCCCACCGGCGGGCCGACACCGCGGAGCGCCGCGCCGCGCGGGCCCGCGCGCAGGTGTTGTCACTGGCGCAGAGCCGCCTGCAGCGTCATCCGGATCTCGACGCGCTGGCACAAGCCGTCGCCGACGGAAGTCGTGATCCGTACGGTGCCGCGGAAGACCTGATCGCTCAACCGGTTTCGCCCGCGGACGAGCGGTGAACCGGCTTACTTGCGGGCGAACCCCTGCGAGCAGAAGGTCCACACTTCGTCCCCGCTGATCGGCGTGTGCACGTTCTCGTCGTCCTCGACCCCGCTGGACTGAGCGATGAACATGATGGTCTGCATCGTCATCGCTGCCATGCGGCGGGGGTTGGCGTCTTCCCTGAGCTCCCCGGCCGCCGACGCCTCGTCCATCAATTCGGCGAACAGCGCCACCAGCGGTGCGTGAGCGACCTTGACCTCATTGGGATGTGAGATCAGCAGTTGGGGGGCGAAGTCGGTAAACAACGGCCGACGCGCTGTGGGATCCGGCCGGGATAGTTCGAACAGCAGGGTGACGGCCACCTTGAGTCGGTCCAGCGGATCGCTCTGAGCCGACGTCGCGGCCCGGATCTGATCGGCGGCCCGGCTCAGCGCATCTTCGAACAGAGCGAGCAGCAACTCGTGCTTACCGTCGAACTGTAGATAGAAGCTGCGTAGCGACTGGCGGGACCGGTCGACGACTTCCTGCACGGTGAAGTCGGTGCTGCCCTTTTCGGTGATGATGGCCTGCGCGGCATCCAGGAATCGCTGCACGCGCTGCCCGGCGCGCACCTTGGCGGTCCGGATCGACCGCTCGACGGCGCGCTGCTTCCAGGCGGGCTCTTCGCTCGGGCTGTTCACTGCCGGGCTCGAGACGTGCGGATGCGTGTTCCGATGTTGCTCACGGTAAGAGAGTACTACTCTCAGCGGCGAGAATTATGTTCTCAATTCAATACTGACCAAAATTTTTGTTCCGGCCAGTCTAACGGGTGACCAGCGCATTCGACGCCATGGCGTACGTCACAGATTTCCGAGACGCGGAGCGTGCCCCAGTGACCTGATCGCCGCCCCGGCTTCCCTGGTCAGATCGCGTGCCGATCCGAGTAGTCCGTCCAGCACGAATGCGCGCTTCACATGCCGGTGCAGCTCGTGCTCGTCGGTGAACCCGATGCCGCCGAGAACCTGCTGACAGTGCTTGGCTGCGGTCACAGCGGCCTGACCGGCAGCGGCCTTGCCCAACAGACAGGCCAGGTCGGTGCCGTCGTCCTGGGCCGCCAGCAGCGCCGCTTCGGCACCCTCGACGGCGACCAGCGTCTCGGCGAGCCGGTGGCGCACTGCCTGGAACGACCCGATCGGACGGCCGAACTGCACCCGGTCGACGGCATGTTGCCGCGCCAGCCTCAGCATCGCCCGGGCCGAACCGGTCAGCCACCAACCCAGCGCGAGGCGGCCCCTGGCCACCGGCACCTCGGAGCCGGTGTCGACGGTGCCGATCGGCAGTTCGGGATCCATCGCCGACCGCGCACCGTCGGTGCGCTCCCACACCACCCAGCGGCCACCGGTGTACGGCAGCGCGATCGTGCCGCCCGGCGCTTGACCCGCGGATGCGAGCACCACGTCGTTGATCACGCCGGCATGTGTGCCGGTCTCGCCCAGCAGCCGGAACACCAAGGCCGTTGCGTCAGAGGGGATCTCATCGAGCATCTCCAGCCAGCCGAGGTCGCGCAGAACGTCTTCGACATTGGGGGAGCCCTCCGCGGCCGCGGCGCTCATCGACTTCTCGAGCGTGTCGGCCAGCATTCCCAGTTCGCCGTCGTCCACGTCTCACTCCTTCCCGAGATCGAGAAGCCGGCGGGCGATGATGTTGCGCTGGATCTCCGCGGTGCCGCCGTAGATGGTGGCCGAGCGCGAATATAGGAACTCCGAGCGCCAGGGCGTCTCGTCGAGTTCGAGCACCCCAGGCAACACATCCCGCGCGGTGTCGTACAGACGCTGTTCGGCACCGGCCAGCAGCACCTTGTCGATCGAGGTCTCCGGGCCGAGCTTCGCCCCGTCGGCGAAGCGGTGCTGGGTCGACGCCGACCGGCAGCGCACGGTGTGCAGCGCGAGGTAGGCCGCGCCGAGTTCGGAGTCACCGGCGTCGGTCTCGTCGGTGATCAG
Coding sequences within:
- a CDS encoding acyl-CoA dehydrogenase family protein; this translates as MLADTLEKSMSAAAAEGSPNVEDVLRDLGWLEMLDEIPSDATALVFRLLGETGTHAGVINDVVLASAGQAPGGTIALPYTGGRWVVWERTDGARSAMDPELPIGTVDTGSEVPVARGRLALGWWLTGSARAMLRLARQHAVDRVQFGRPIGSFQAVRHRLAETLVAVEGAEAALLAAQDDGTDLACLLGKAAAGQAAVTAAKHCQQVLGGIGFTDEHELHRHVKRAFVLDGLLGSARDLTREAGAAIRSLGHAPRLGNL
- the meaB gene encoding methylmalonyl Co-A mutase-associated GTPase MeaB, which codes for MDVAELIIAARGGNMRAVGRLLSLVESDRRDEVLTEIGRAVVPVVGVTGPPGAGKSTTIAVLVAAYRERGQRVAVLAVDPSSPYSGGALLGDRIRMAQHINDPDVLIRSVATRGHLGGLAAAVPAAIRLLGALGFDVVLLESVGVGQSEIEIAAVADPTIVILNPGAGDAVQAAKAGLLEVADVVVVNKADRDGAAQTVRDLKFETHVPVLTLVAARAEGVAELVDAIEAHRRADTAERRAARARAQVLSLAQSRLQRHPDLDALAQAVADGSRDPYGAAEDLIAQPVSPADER
- a CDS encoding SDR family NAD(P)-dependent oxidoreductase yields the protein MQISGSSAVVFGGAGGLGEATVRTLHAAGVRVVIADLADDKGKELAAELAVPYVRTDVTNDEDVLAAISAAEELGPLRISVDTHGGPAGGGRLVGKDGAPMEMEAFTKTITFYLTAVFNVMRHVAAAMARQEPDETGARGVIINTASIAAYEGQIGQLPYSAAKGGVVAMTLVAARDLSPLGIRVMAIAPGTINTPAYGKAADQLEAYWGPQVPFPKRMGRSVEYGQLALSIAENDYLNGETIRLDGALRFPPK
- a CDS encoding TetR/AcrR family transcriptional regulator; translated protein: MNSPSEEPAWKQRAVERSIRTAKVRAGQRVQRFLDAAQAIITEKGSTDFTVQEVVDRSRQSLRSFYLQFDGKHELLLALFEDALSRAADQIRAATSAQSDPLDRLKVAVTLLFELSRPDPTARRPLFTDFAPQLLISHPNEVKVAHAPLVALFAELMDEASAAGELREDANPRRMAAMTMQTIMFIAQSSGVEDDENVHTPISGDEVWTFCSQGFARK